In the genome of Streptomyces fagopyri, the window CGCAGGTGGCGGGGTGGGTGACGAGCAGGGCATGGGCGCCGCCGCCCGCGCCCGCGCGCCGTGCCGTACGCCCGGCCTCGGCATCGGCCTGCGGCTGTGCCTGCCACGGCGGCACCCACGCGTCCAGCTCCGCGAGCCGCCCGGGGAAGATCCGCCCGACCTCACGGATCAGCAGCGGGGCCAGTTCCGCGCCGCCCGAGCGCAGGGTGGTGATCAGGGTCGGCAGCCATGGCAGGAGCACCGGGTCCGGCAGCCGTCCGAACGCGTTCGACACCGCTTCCACGACGAAGTCGGTGAGGCCCGGGACGGGCTCCAGGGCGTGCACGAAGCCGCTGAGGTAGCGCGGATACGCGGGCACCACCAGGGGATTGCCGAGCAGTTCGTCGCACCGCGCGCGCAGGTCCGCGCGCGAGAGGTGCCCCAGCTGCGTCCGGGCCGCCCACAACAGCGCCGTCCTGGACGGATCTCGCGGGTGCGACTGGGCGACCGCCAGTTCCAGCTGGGTCCGGTCGCAGCTCAGCGACAGCGCCAGGCCCTCCATGCTGAACAGGAAGCCCAGCATCGCCGCCACCTGCCGCACGGTGGCGTCCTCGTCGGTGAACGCCGTCGGCAGCAGCGTGCAGTAGTGCGCGTATCCCGCCTTGACGAACGACTCGATCCACGGCGGCAGCACGGGCTCGCCGGTGCGGTAGTACGCCAGCAGCCGCCGTACCCGGCGCAGCACCTCCGGCGCCCCGTCCACGCCGCGCTCGGCGGAGAGCACTTCCAGGGCGTGGGTGCCCAGCTCGTCGGGGAGGCGGCGGCCGCGCAGATACAGCGTCGCGTCCTCGACGGCCTCCAGGACGGTCGCCGTGGTGGCCCGCGGAGCGTACGCCGTGCGGCGCAGCCGCTGTTCGAGGACCTGCTCGATGCTGACACCCTCGTACCCGAGCTCGATGAGCGCCCGCTGGTGGGTACCGAGCGCCAGGTCCCACGACTCCTGGATCGATCGCTCCCCCAGTTTGCGCTCGCCCATGATCGGCCGTGCGGCACCCTGCGGCAGCAGACGGCGCAGCATCCACAGCACGTCGGAGCACCGCTCCAGCTCGGGCCGTCCCGTCATGTCCAGCAACGCCCGCTGCACACCGCGCTGCTGGAGTCTCAGGTTCAGGGGGGCGAGACGGTCGTGCACGTCGCGGGCCAGGGGCGGCAGCGCGTCGTAGCCGACCTGGCCGATCCGGTCGCCGCCCATCATGATCGCCACGATGTGGCGTACGTCCCGGCGGCCCGGCACGGTGTCCTTCTCGATGCAGGTGACGGCCGCGTCCTGGAAGTCGTACGGCGTCGGCTTGGCCCGGTCGCGCATCCCCGCCAGCAGGATCGACGTCTCGAACACGGCGATGGCGTCGGCGGTGGAGGCGAGGTAGCCGTTGCGGCGCGCGGCGCGTACGACCTCCACCGACCAGCCGAGCAGCTCGGCCTCGTCCAGCCGGTCCAGGACGGGTGGCCGGCCCAGGAAGCCGGTCAGTCTGTCCGCGGCCGGGAGCTCCGGTACGGGAGCCGTCGCCGCCACCGTCTTCCTGGCCCGCGGTCCGCCCGCGCCGGACTGTCCGGCCAGCCGGTACGGACGGACACGGGTGCGCCCGACGTTCTTCGCCCAGAGCGTCGCCGCGATCGACACCGATCCCGTGGCGAGGCCGAAATGCGCCTCGATCGCCGCGTGACTGGACGGGATCAGGCCGTGCTGCCACTTGGTGGCGGTGCGCGGGCCGATCTCGAAGGTGTCGGTGCCGTGGACCCCGAACTCCTCGACCCGGCTGGCCGCGTGGAACGCGCCGCAGACGTACAGACAGTCCGCGGGGTCGGTGCCGGTCGCGGCGAGGTGTTCGCGCATCCTCGTCCACATGTGGCGCTCGCGGTCCTCGTCGACGCGGACCCGGTGGGAATCACCCGGGGCGAGTCGTCGGAAGAGGCTGCCGATCAGGAGCATGACCTGGCGGTAGGTGTCGTGATCGCTGTCGCCGAGCGGCATTTCGACGTACTGGTGCCACCACTCCGACCAGTGCCGCACCCTGCCGTGGCGCAGCAGGTGTTCCTCCAGTTCGGCGAAGCGCGGGCGCAGGTCTCCCAGTTCGACGCCGACCGCGTCGCCGTGCAGCGCGGCCTCCTCGGCGGGTGGTGCGTCCGTCTCGGCCGGCTCCGCGTCCCGGGTCCCGCGCTCGTCCCACTGGAAGACGTGGTCGGAGGAGCGGTCGACGAGGACCAGTTCGACGCCCGGGGTGTCCAGGGCGTAGGCGATCGCCTGGTACTCGGCGGAGGCCTCGGTGATCGGGGCGACCACGGAGAGCGGGGACCACTCGGCCGGGAAGCCGTCGGTCTCGGTCGCGAACGCCTGGACCGCCACGGGGAGCCGGCAGTTGCGCAGTTCGGTCAGGAGCGGCGCCATGTCCTCGCACAGCTCCAGGTACACGACCTTCGGCTGCTTCTCCCGCAGGCGGCGCGCCATCGCGATCGCCGAGGCCGGTGAGTGGTGGCAGACGGGGAAGATCTCCAGCGGTTCGCGCACCGCGCGGTCGACGTCGTCGACGAGGCCGAGGAGGATGCCCTCCAGGGCGCCGGGGCCGTCGGCGAACGTCGCGGCGGCCTCCCGCAGTTGTGTGCGCAGGGCCGCGAAGGTCCCCTCGGTGGTGCCGGTCATGACAGGGTGGCGATCGCTTCGCGGCCGCCCTCCAGGAACTCCGGCCAGGAACCGCCCTCTTCCCTGCTGCGCGGCTCGACGACGCCGTGCAGGTACTTGTTGAGGATGGCCAGGTCCTCGGGCTCGCGCCGGGCCAGTGACCCGACGAGCGAGGAGGCCAGGGTGTGGGCGGTCAGGGAGCGTTCGCCGAAGAAGTTGCCGTGCAGGATGGCGTCCTCGAGCACGCCGATCTGTTCGGCGGTGGACAGCGCGGACTCCAGCTTCTCGTCGTCGCTGCCGGCCGCGGCCGCGGAGGCGCGCAGGTCGGCGAAGCTCTGCAGCAGCACGTCGAGCAGCGTGGGCGGTACGTCCAGTTCGATCCGGTGGCGGCGCAGCAGTTCCTCGGTGCGGAAGCGCACGATCTCCGCCTCGCTCTTCTTGTTGGTCACCACCGGGATGCGGACGAAGTTGAAGCGGCGTTTGAGGGCCGAGGACAGGTCGTTGACGCCCCGGTCGCGGCTGTTGGCGGTGGCGATGATCGAGAAGCCGGGCTTGGCGAAGACGATGCCGTCGCTGTCGAGTTCGGGAACCGAGATGTACTTCTCGGACAGGATGGAGATCAACGCGTCCTGGACGTCGCTGGTGGAGCGGGTGAGTTCCTCGAAGCGGCCGATCGCGCCGGTCTCCATCGCGGTCATGATCGGTGAGGGGATCATCGACTCCCGTGACTGGCCCTTGGCGATGACCATGGACACGTTCCAGGAGTACTTGATGTGGTCCTCGGTGGTACCGGCCGTTCCCTGTACGACCAGGGTGGAGCTACGGCATATCGCGGCGGACAGCAGTTCCGCCAGCCAGCTCTTTCCGGTGCCGGGGTCGCCGATGAGGAGCAGTCCGCGGTCGGAGGCCAGCGTGACGATCGAGCGCTCGACGAAGCTGCGGTCGCCGAACCACTTCGGGGAGATCTCCCGGTCCAGGCCGTCGGAACGCTCCGAGCCGAGGACGAACAGGCGGACCATCTTCGGGGACAGCCGCCACGAGAACGGTTTCGGGTTGTCGTCGACGGACTCCAGCCAGTCGAGTTCCTCGGCGTACTTGATCTCCGCGGGGGCGCGCAACAGCTCGGACATGTGAGGGCCTTTCTCAAGGTCTGCTGGGCAGGTGGCCCGTGCCGCGGCACTAGGCGAGGAACGTCTTGAGTTCGTGGACGAGTTTGCGGATGTGGCCGGAGAGCACGGGTGTAC includes:
- a CDS encoding DUF5682 family protein, whose translation is MTGTTEGTFAALRTQLREAAATFADGPGALEGILLGLVDDVDRAVREPLEIFPVCHHSPASAIAMARRLREKQPKVVYLELCEDMAPLLTELRNCRLPVAVQAFATETDGFPAEWSPLSVVAPITEASAEYQAIAYALDTPGVELVLVDRSSDHVFQWDERGTRDAEPAETDAPPAEEAALHGDAVGVELGDLRPRFAELEEHLLRHGRVRHWSEWWHQYVEMPLGDSDHDTYRQVMLLIGSLFRRLAPGDSHRVRVDEDRERHMWTRMREHLAATGTDPADCLYVCGAFHAASRVEEFGVHGTDTFEIGPRTATKWQHGLIPSSHAAIEAHFGLATGSVSIAATLWAKNVGRTRVRPYRLAGQSGAGGPRARKTVAATAPVPELPAADRLTGFLGRPPVLDRLDEAELLGWSVEVVRAARRNGYLASTADAIAVFETSILLAGMRDRAKPTPYDFQDAAVTCIEKDTVPGRRDVRHIVAIMMGGDRIGQVGYDALPPLARDVHDRLAPLNLRLQQRGVQRALLDMTGRPELERCSDVLWMLRRLLPQGAARPIMGERKLGERSIQESWDLALGTHQRALIELGYEGVSIEQVLEQRLRRTAYAPRATTATVLEAVEDATLYLRGRRLPDELGTHALEVLSAERGVDGAPEVLRRVRRLLAYYRTGEPVLPPWIESFVKAGYAHYCTLLPTAFTDEDATVRQVAAMLGFLFSMEGLALSLSCDRTQLELAVAQSHPRDPSRTALLWAARTQLGHLSRADLRARCDELLGNPLVVPAYPRYLSGFVHALEPVPGLTDFVVEAVSNAFGRLPDPVLLPWLPTLITTLRSGGAELAPLLIREVGRIFPGRLAELDAWVPPWQAQPQADAEAGRTARRAGAGGGAHALLVTHPATCDALANLLGCEGTWRTAAPGPSGAALAARHPDTAVALEALLASG
- a CDS encoding ATP-binding protein, producing MSELLRAPAEIKYAEELDWLESVDDNPKPFSWRLSPKMVRLFVLGSERSDGLDREISPKWFGDRSFVERSIVTLASDRGLLLIGDPGTGKSWLAELLSAAICRSSTLVVQGTAGTTEDHIKYSWNVSMVIAKGQSRESMIPSPIMTAMETGAIGRFEELTRSTSDVQDALISILSEKYISVPELDSDGIVFAKPGFSIIATANSRDRGVNDLSSALKRRFNFVRIPVVTNKKSEAEIVRFRTEELLRRHRIELDVPPTLLDVLLQSFADLRASAAAAGSDDEKLESALSTAEQIGVLEDAILHGNFFGERSLTAHTLASSLVGSLARREPEDLAILNKYLHGVVEPRSREEGGSWPEFLEGGREAIATLS